TGAAAATCTTCTGGGTGCATCACCTGTAAACTCCGGTATCTCGACTTCCATTTCTAGATTTCGCAACAGATCTTTTCTATATTCTTGATGCGTACTCCTggttaggggtgttcatcggtttggtTACCGTTTAAACCGAACACTAAATCAAAACCAAACTGACAAAATCCAAACCGAGTTTGTTAAATGCTTTTCGGATCGAGGGTAAccgaaaccgaattcaaattcggttttccgttcggtttttgattttgaactttctaaatttggttaaccgaaaaccgaatataaaaccgaattcaatttgaacgttattaattaaatatattaagttattaatattattgtatacatGTGTTAGATATATGATTTAAGTAGATACTTTaccttttcaagtcaaagtttgttTACTCGGATTTGAAAtcctatttaaattattaattcatattttttctaaatttttttctCCCCACATTCTTATACATGTAATCAATTCAAATCGACTTTCTCTTGGttattaattttctttattttcttgatataatatgtattgtattatattatgatattttataaatttattgtATTTTCTAAATTCGTATGTATACGTTCgattatatatattagtttagtatgATATATTAGAAAGTTAATGTGATAATGTTTGTTCATCTCGTAGGTAATAAGTAAAAAATTGGTTTTTAAAGTTGgcttcggttttaaccgaaactaaaccgaatttaaattcggttttcggtttggttaCGGTTTCCATTTTGATATTTGAATTCGGTTCCAGTTTGGTTTCGGTTTCGATTTTGATATTTGAATTCTGTATCagtttggttttcggttttgattttaaaagtcttaaaatcgaAAAAATTGAACCGAATAATCCGAAaaatcgaaaaccgaaccgatgaacaccctacCTGGTTGCAAAGGGATTTGAGTTTCCCAATGATCGTGGGTTAGGTCCCAATCACTCCTTTCATAATTGCGATTCAGTTTCAAGCTCTGCAATTCCCGTTTGTAGACGTTCATGTATCCTTGGGATCGCTGCCACTGCCTTTATCAGCGTGTCTGTGACTACTGTTGCCTGGATATCAACCACCATACATTCGTTCAGCCATATCCTGCGCTCTAATATCAAATAATGCAAAGGATCTCAATGGCTAAACAAGGATTATTGAACACTCGCACGAATATGAATAAACAAAAACCGCATATGCTCTTTGGTATCACAATTTATTAACCGAAAAACTGACTGGAAAAAAAACCCTACAAGAGTTTAAATACTAGGAAATAAGATAAAAAGGAATTAAATAACAAACTAATTAGAATCGCAGTTAACACTTCTGCTTTCCTGGCTATTTCTTGCTTTCCTTGCTTCCAACGTTTTCTGCAGCCACATTATCCTATATCCATTCGTATGCTCTTTAGCCCAAAGCCCACGAAATATTCAGCGAGGTGGGTTGCTTGAATTCGGCCTCTATCCATACTCGTACATGCATCAGTACTCCACTTCTAGCGACCCCTTAAAGATGTGGAAATGAGAAATTTTACAAAACTTGTACGATGTTTGTTCTTTATATGGTGCTTAATTGTTCGGTGTAGTCGTTTTGACTGGGCACCCTCTTTGGATGTTGTTTATTAGCTTTGTGGGTCTTGGTTTCTATCGTTTGTATGATCGGTTCTTTATTAGTTGGTTGTGAGCTCAACTCTAGTTCTAAGATTATTGATCGTAGGTCGAGCTAGGATGTTATTCGTTTGTATGTTGTGTGGGGCTTAATCTTTGGATGAACTTTTCCCAATTGTTATAAAGTTCTCGTTtttcgaagaaaaaaaaaaggtaCTCCACTTCACTACAAACTGGCTTGTATCACAGTATTAAATGGATCATCCTGTAGAAAAAGAGAATGAGTTGGTATTCCTGAAAGTAGTTACTGAATTATGTACTACTTTTCTGGATATAATAATAACTGAACACGGAATGTACAAAACCATTTCCAGCTGAAATGGACATAAGTAATTGTATGAGATACTATTGAATACAGTACTATTTATCAAATTACTTTTGTTAGTCTTTTTCTGCTACAAGCATGGAACTAACAAAACCTTTTTTTCCCTCTTTTGGTGGGGGCCGGCTGATGTCGACATAGAAACATGGTCGCATGGTCATGGGATAGGGCTTCAGGTGATGAGTTTCGGGTTGGTACTGAACAATCCTAGCCGTTACAGAATTATTGGAACCGAGTGGTGCCATACTGCAAAAGCTACTAAAACACATATCCCTCGAGAGTCGAGACATGTCACAATGGTAGAACTCCCCTGCATCTTGCTGTACTTTGCGGTAACTTGGGAGCCGTAAAACACTATTAGCATGTGGGTCCAACATGGAATATCCCGTCACGACTACACAAAATGAGAACGTCTTAAGAGGAAGATTTCATTTGTTTTCAGTTTCATGGAACGAAgctgataaaaaaaattaaaaaagcaCCTCTTTTTATCCCGGATCTAGAGATCCACCCCTACCCCGTCCCTTGGAAAGAAAAAGGTAGCACCGATGAAAGGAAAGAGTGAGATTGTGGTTTTTGTTGTTCCCACGAAGCAAAGATGATTCGACCAGCGAATGAAGTGAGTCAACTTTTTATCTTCGGCCAAAAACATTTTCTTGTTGGTCGAGCTTTCGACAAAAAAAGCCGAACATATTTTCTAATCTAAGCTTCTTCCATGTGCATTAGCTCTCCCATGATAGATGGTTCAACCATGCCCAGTTCCACCAAATGTTTGAAAACTACGACAAGGTCAAAATGCATTTGGTTCTTTGTTTGATGTACGCAGCTTATATGGAAGAGTCTGATCGTTCCAAATCAAACTATTGGTCAACTGATGTGAACATTTCCAGAAGGGATGGATACACACTCCTCAAGTGGGCTATTAACTTCATGTGGgtctcttttcagtttcaacaacccAAACTCTCAAATTGAATTAAAACATTTCATAGGTTCCCAAGAATTAGAGATACCATGTTATATTGTAAAACTTAAAAAAACTTATACATATTTCTAGATTTTGTTTAACTGAGAATACAAGAGggaaaaaaaaaaaccttaaagaGAAGTACCTAGTAGCATGGCACTTGCAGACAGAACAATAAAAAAACaccaagcaaaaaaaaaaaaaaagacaaacagAAGCAAAACTCGAGTCGTTACCAACCACAATCTACGATTCAACATAGCAAAAACGAAAAAAGTAGATGTGTCTAGTCACTTGAAGATCCATCGTCATCGTTTTCATGATGTGTTATCACTTTCTCAATAAACCTCTTCCTCACTCCTTCAATAACAGCTTCTCTAGAAGCTTCACCTACACTCTGACCATCGTTAAGAACTGGATCTGATTGACAAAGAACCAAAGCCACACCTACACCATATAACCAACAAGAACTAAGCCAaccgaaatatatatatttgtaccaTATATCAGAGAGTAGTTAGCACACAGTGAAAGAAACTTGTAGTATCGTTATTTTTGTCAAGTTTCCCATTTTTAACGATACACAAAGGAGAGTATATTCCAtcttataatattattagtaaaaagtAGACGATGAGTACCGATTACATTTAAAATGAAGTATCATACATTCAAAGTTTCATGTTTGTGATCATGCGGTATCTAAAATACAACCAACTTCATGCAAACTCTTGTACGTTAATTAATGAAAGAATGTAACTCGGAAAGACAGGACTATGTGCACCATCTAGCAGTAAAGTAATTATAGACAAGTAAAAACATTTTCCAAACAATTAAAAATTATTTGGTTTTATTATACGTTTAAAAGCCTAAAAAGTAAAAACACAATATATAATGATATGCTCTTAAGGACGATAGATAGAGGTGACAATATGGGCGGTTTGGTTAACAAGTTAGAACAAGTGATCTTCTAGTTCAAGTCAAACTCTTGATTTAACACAACCCAGACTGAAACATTCACAGTTAAATGGGTCAAAATGCTAAGACTAGGGATATTCACAAAACCGTCAAACTGCAAAAACCGGCCGGACCGTATCGATTTAGTTGGTTCGGCCCAATTTTGAATATTTGCGGCCCGGCTGCTAGTTTGAAGTTACCAAAACGCGAAACCCGGTCCGCTTTACGGTTTTATTAGGCCACCGACCGGTTAAACCGGACCGAATGTTTAACAATATTTTATATTGTATGTAATATATAAGAAAATGTCATCAAGTATATATTAGGTACATGTTCATAAGAATTTGTATATAAGTAACTATAATAGATGTGATAGGAATTCTAGTATTAAGTGTTCGCTGTTTTTTAAAGCCAGATTTTATTGATACTATATAAATTTACAAGGACATTACATATACAGCGAGTCACGCAAAGGTGCAAATAAGGCATGCAAAGGTGCAAATAAAGCCTTgcaaaaacaataacaaacttcgtTGTACAAGGGACAAGAAGAAAGCAGGACCCAATACACACAAGACTTACACACCAAAAACAAAGCCTTTACCACACGTAAAAACAAAGCTCGTTGGACAGTGGTTTGATATATTTCGAAACCGGGTATGTCAGTTTGATTTGAGATTTAGTCAAAACCGAACCTAATCGGACCGTGAACAAACCTAGCTAAGACAACATAATTCGGAGGTTTTCCCAGTTCAGGTGGGTGAGTAATTTTACTCGATGTACGCGGCCTAACCAGATTATCCCGTGACCGTTTCCGACCCTTTCACTGGCCACCACAAGATACGTTGCTAGTAAGGTTTGAAACTGAGACCTCTAGTGAGGATATCAGTGAGAATATTAGAACTCCAACTACCCCGCCATCACAAGATGGTTATTAACACAACCTAGTAGTGGATACAATAAAGTTTACCTTCAGGAGTGCATCTTCTACCAAAAGTAGATAAACCGACATAATTTGCCTTCACGGCACCATTATTGTAGACCAACACAGTTGGAAGATTACAATCTGGATAATTAGGAATGCATTCGGTTGATATAATTTTCACAAATTTTGTCGCTGAATACATTGCTGCCAGTTCTTCTAAACATTGCATTAGTACTCCACATGCAGGGTACCTATTTATAGATAACTGAATATGAATTACTAATAGCTAATGATGAACATAATAAAAAGTGAGGTTGAAGTTGTAATTACCCATCTTTGTACAAGATAACAACAACCCATAcatctgacggagcttgtgataccTCACGCACGAAATCTGATCCAGAAATGGGCATCACTGACCCAAACTTTGCAATTTTTACAACTTGTTTCATCTCTGCTAACCTCTTTCTCCTATAAAAAGCAGCAATAAATAATAACAGTACGTAAACTGGCTTCAAATCCAATAGCTTAAGTTCAATTTGCATACTTGCTTTCCTTGAGATGAAAATTTCCACTTGGCCAAATTTTTTTCCTCCGATTTGAACTTTTGTCTAGTACTAAATCAACCCACAATACTAAATAAACTATATGTATCTTTAGTGTGTACAACTTACAAATGATCGTAGTGCGGATTCTTACTCTAAGATCCATTATTTGAAGAGCTAAAACGCCGATAAAAAGAACTTTCTACTTCACTACAAAAACGATGATCATTGTTCCTAGTTATTTCAGTATTTAGTTTCTGCATCAAATCTTATTTTCCATTTATTTTAACCTAAGTGTAGAATCATATAATTATCCATAACATTGATCAAAATGTGATTACAAGAAATATGAAACATCCCCCTTAACTTCCATGTGCCCTAAACGAGAATCGTTATGCGAGAAAACGTCGATTAGTTATAGAAAAATCAAACTTGATTAGGGTTCAGGACTTCGAAATATCAAGCTTTAAATCTGATCTAAATAAGCCAGGATTATTCACGCTACAAATGCAAATTCAGTATATTTGCAGAGCATAAAAGATAAATGTATGATTCCTGATACCTGTATTCTTGAAGGAATCGATCGTCGTCTAGATCATCCTCTAAATCTTCGAGTTCCTCTTCGGTCTTATGATCGATCCAATTGGTGTCTTTAGGTAAGGAATCATCATGTTGAGCAGGAGTAAAAGGATCTGGTTTCCAAACAGGTTCTTTGGGAGGTAAATTACCAAGTTTTCTTTGAATATCATCCCATTGTGTTGATGCTCCATCAACATCTTTATACACAAAATGGTTATTTAAtgccatttatatatattatatatttcttCTTTTGTAGTTTATATCAACCAATTCACTGTTCaacaaaacccaaaaaaaaaaaaaacaaacaaacattaGTACTACTGACAATTAAACACGTTTTTAATAATAGTTTTATACATAAAATTAATTAAAGGGATCTTCTTAATTGGTTAATTATCTCAGTTGTTGATCCagttctttaatcctttcatttattatttcaattattgaTTTAGATTATCTTTCAGTGGTTTTGAATTCTGCAATCAAATCAGAATAAGAAATTAGAGGTTCAAGAAGTAGAAACAATACCAGTTATAAAGCAGAACCAAGATCGATTAAGCAGAACGCCAAAGGTTGCAATTCAAGTAATCCTTCGGAATTTGGATAGAATTCGCTCGACGTAGATTGTGAGCCTTTATTTGTTAGAAGCAAATGTACTTGGTGGATCGGGTTATTCAGATCTTGAAGGTGGGTTTGGATCCGGGTCAATCTCTCATGGTGTAACGATTAAACATACCGCtaagtttttttctttttttttgccaaaaaaaaaaaaaaaaaaaaaaaaaaaaaaaaaaaacaaactacaTAGATGAGAGATGAAAATCCTAATCGAAAACATACAATGATAAGAGAAGAAACCAGATGGCTCGAAACAAGCAAACGTCACAAGCCGACGTTAATTCCAACCGAGCCAAATCTTGACAACCAAACTAAAACAAATACATCCAAACCAAAAACAAACTAACAAGTGCAAGATGAAAAATCTACAATAATAACACAAAAGACCATTAATGAAAAACGTAACCGGAATTAAAAATGCTTGTTACCATTCCTCTCGTCCGGTCGATTCGTGAAACCGTCAATTGTTTCGATGCGGACCCCTTTGCCACTACGAGATTTCCAATTATATGAAATAACCTTAGACGAGGAACTACCAATACGTTTTTCGGGAGCTCAAGGCATTCCTTGATCCTTAAATTGTTGAAAAAGACCAATATCTTAAATAGTTAAACCATTATGTTTGATTAACATATTTTAAAAGAAATTAAATCTTTTAGAATCTTGAGATTTCTTTGTCTGTAGTTCATTCATTGAAGATGTTTGAAGGGACCCGTACATAccgattatgaacgattcacaatagttgatttcattgcgaggtatttgacctctatatgatatattttacaaacattgcattcgttttaaaagacaaactttcatttcatcgaaagttgacaagcatgcataccatttcataatatatccaaactatcaatgactcaataataatcttgttgaactcaacgactcgaatgcaacgtcttttgaaatatgtcatgaatgactccaagtaatatctctaaaatgagcaaatgcacagcggaagatttctttcatacctgagaataaacatgcttccaagtgtcaaccaaaaggctggtgagttcattagtttatcgtaatcaatcattttcataattttaatagaccacaagatttcatattttcatttctcataaacatcatgcatgcatatagccatctgtataaaaatcattcatatggattgaacaactggtaaccgacattaaccataatgcatagaatatcccccacaGACATCggcatctgtataataataatctcgaagtactaaagtcatccatagacatgaatgggggttgttaggcccaatagatctatatttaggattcgcgtcaattaggggccatttccctaattcttaggttaccagacttgaagggcgatattcgatttcgataatccaaccatagaatgtaatttcgattacttgtgtctatttcgtaaaacatttataaaagcagcgc
This window of the Rutidosis leptorrhynchoides isolate AG116_Rl617_1_P2 chromosome 7, CSIRO_AGI_Rlap_v1, whole genome shotgun sequence genome carries:
- the LOC139858317 gene encoding uncharacterized protein, with translation MALNNHFVYKDVDGASTQWDDIQRKLGNLPPKEPVWKPDPFTPAQHDDSLPKDTNWIDHKTEEELEDLEDDLDDDRFLQEYRRKRLAEMKQVVKIAKFGSVMPISGSDFVREVSQAPSDVWVVVILYKDGYPACGVLMQCLEELAAMYSATKFVKIISTECIPNYPDCNLPTVLVYNNGAVKANYVGLSTFGRRCTPEGVALVLCQSDPVLNDGQSVGEASREAVIEGVRKRFIEKVITHHENDDDGSSSD